From the genome of Paracoccus seriniphilus, one region includes:
- the parE gene encoding DNA topoisomerase IV subunit B, with product MADDLLSAADANADNYSASSIEVLEGLEPVRKRPGMYIGGTDERALHHLVAEILDNSMDEAVAGHASRIEVELRADQSIVVRDNGRGIPIDPHPKFPGKSALEVILCTLHAGGKFSGDAYATSGGLHGVGASVVNALSDTMVVQVARNKELFEQSFSRGIPLGPVAKIGAAPNRRGTTVTFHPDEQIFGHHRFKPARLIKMVKSKAYLFSGVEIRWKTEIDDGETPTEATFHFPGGLADYLAETLSGATTYAERPFAGSVDFKRFNAPGKVDWAINWTPARDGFIQSYCNTVPTPEGGTHEAGFWAAILKGIRAYGERVNNKKAAQITREDLQAGGCALVSCFIREPEFVGQTKDRLATTEAQRLVENAVRDHFDNWLAADTKSAGAILDFLVLRAEERLRRRQEKETARKSATKRLRLPGKLVDCSISVRDGTELFIVEGDSAGGSAKMARDRKTQALLPLRGKILNVLGAASSKMSANQEINDLCQALGVGMGTRFNIDDLRYDKIIIMTDADVDGAHIASLLMTFFFTQMRPLIDKGHLYLACPPLYRLTQGANRVYVADDAEKERLLTKGLGGKGKIDLQRFKGLGEMDAKDLKDTTMNPATRKLIRVNISDDEGGETGDLVERLMGKKPELRFQYIQENAQFVEELDV from the coding sequence ATGGCCGACGACCTTCTTTCCGCCGCCGACGCAAATGCCGACAATTATTCGGCGTCATCCATCGAGGTTCTCGAGGGGCTGGAGCCTGTACGCAAAAGACCCGGCATGTATATCGGGGGCACCGATGAGCGCGCCCTGCACCATCTTGTCGCCGAGATCCTGGACAACTCGATGGATGAGGCCGTGGCCGGCCATGCCAGCCGTATCGAGGTCGAACTGCGGGCCGATCAAAGCATTGTCGTGCGCGACAACGGGCGCGGCATCCCGATCGACCCCCACCCCAAGTTTCCGGGCAAATCCGCGCTGGAGGTGATCCTCTGCACCCTGCATGCGGGGGGCAAGTTCTCGGGCGATGCCTATGCGACCTCGGGCGGTCTGCATGGCGTGGGGGCCTCGGTCGTCAATGCGCTGTCCGACACGATGGTCGTGCAGGTGGCGCGCAACAAGGAATTGTTCGAACAGAGTTTTTCCCGCGGCATCCCGCTAGGCCCGGTCGCCAAGATCGGCGCCGCCCCCAATCGCCGTGGCACCACGGTGACCTTCCATCCCGATGAACAGATTTTCGGCCATCACCGTTTCAAACCGGCGCGGCTGATCAAGATGGTCAAATCCAAGGCCTATCTGTTTTCCGGCGTCGAGATCCGCTGGAAAACCGAAATCGATGACGGCGAGACGCCGACGGAAGCGACCTTCCATTTTCCCGGCGGTCTGGCCGACTATCTGGCCGAAACGCTGTCAGGGGCCACGACCTATGCCGAGCGCCCCTTTGCCGGCAGCGTCGACTTCAAACGCTTCAATGCACCTGGCAAGGTCGATTGGGCGATCAACTGGACGCCGGCGCGGGACGGTTTCATCCAGTCCTATTGCAACACCGTTCCCACCCCCGAGGGCGGCACCCATGAGGCCGGTTTCTGGGCCGCAATCCTCAAGGGGATTCGCGCCTATGGCGAAAGGGTCAACAACAAGAAGGCTGCACAGATCACGCGTGAGGATCTGCAGGCCGGTGGCTGCGCGCTGGTCTCCTGCTTCATCCGCGAGCCGGAATTCGTTGGCCAGACCAAGGACCGTCTTGCCACGACCGAGGCACAGCGACTGGTCGAAAATGCAGTGCGCGACCATTTCGACAACTGGCTGGCCGCCGACACCAAATCCGCGGGTGCGATCCTGGACTTCCTTGTGCTGCGAGCCGAGGAACGGCTGCGCCGCCGACAGGAAAAGGAAACCGCGCGCAAATCCGCGACCAAGCGGCTGCGGCTGCCCGGCAAGCTGGTCGATTGTTCGATCTCGGTCCGCGACGGCACCGAACTGTTCATCGTCGAGGGCGATTCGGCAGGTGGCAGCGCCAAGATGGCACGTGACCGCAAGACGCAGGCATTGCTGCCCCTGCGCGGCAAGATCCTGAACGTGCTGGGCGCGGCCTCGTCGAAAATGAGCGCCAACCAGGAAATCAACGATCTCTGTCAGGCGCTTGGCGTCGGGATGGGCACACGCTTCAACATCGACGATCTGCGCTATGACAAGATCATCATCATGACCGATGCCGATGTCGATGGCGCCCATATCGCCTCGCTGCTGATGACCTTCTTCTTCACGCAGATGCGCCCGCTGATCGACAAGGGCCATCTCTATCTGGCCTGCCCGCCACTCTACCGCCTGACGCAGGGGGCCAACCGGGTCTATGTTGCCGATGACGCGGAAAAGGAACGCCTGCTGACCAAGGGCTTGGGCGGAAAAGGGAAAATCGACCTGCAGCGGTTCAAGGGTCTGGGCGAAATGGACGCCAAGGATCTCAAGGACACCACGATGAATCCCGCCACGCGCAAATTGATCCGGGTCAATATCAGCGATGACGAGGGCGGTGAAACCGGCGATCTGGTCGAACGGCTGATGGGCAAGAAACCCGAATTGCGCTTCCAGTACATTCAGGAAAACGCGCAATTCGTCGAAGAACTGGACGTCTAG
- the ccoG gene encoding cytochrome c oxidase accessory protein CcoG produces MSTDQTNPPGLYAAREPIFPKRVKGRFRNLKWIVMALTLAVYYIMPWIRWDRGPNMPDQAVLVDLANRRFFFFWIEIWPHEFYFVAGLLVMAGLGLFLFTSALGRVWCGYTCPQTVWTDLFILVERWIEGDRNNRIRLHRQNWNARKVRLRLVKWTVWLIIALLTGGAWIFYFTDAPTLLRDLVTGQAHPVAYITMAVLTATTFLFGGFAREQICIYACPWPRIQAAMMDEDTLTVAYREWRGEPRGKKAPAKQAAGSAASAPDLGGSGDCIDCLACVNVCPMGIDIRDGQQLECITCALCIDACDDIMDKIGKPRGLIDYMALKDETAERAGEKPRPVLKHILRPRTILYFTLWSGIGILLLVALLMRSSVDMNVSPVRNPLYVTMSDGAIRNTYELRLRNKQHEAREYAFTVEGAEGVEMKIEGAEGNSVTVPADETLSARLYLTAPAGSPLTRSESDEIRLVASDLQGDATATVETVFHGKGE; encoded by the coding sequence ATGTCTACCGATCAGACGAATCCGCCCGGGTTGTACGCCGCACGGGAACCGATCTTTCCCAAACGTGTCAAAGGGCGGTTTCGCAATCTGAAATGGATCGTCATGGCGCTGACGCTGGCGGTCTATTACATCATGCCCTGGATCAGATGGGATCGCGGGCCGAACATGCCCGATCAGGCGGTTCTCGTCGATCTGGCCAACCGGCGGTTCTTTTTCTTCTGGATCGAGATCTGGCCACATGAGTTCTATTTCGTCGCGGGCCTGCTGGTCATGGCGGGGCTGGGGCTGTTCCTGTTCACCTCGGCGCTGGGGCGGGTGTGGTGTGGCTATACCTGCCCGCAAACCGTCTGGACGGATCTGTTCATTCTGGTCGAGCGATGGATCGAGGGCGACCGCAACAACCGGATCCGTCTGCACCGGCAGAATTGGAACGCCCGCAAGGTCCGGCTGCGGCTGGTCAAATGGACGGTCTGGCTGATCATCGCTTTGCTGACCGGCGGGGCGTGGATCTTCTATTTCACCGATGCGCCGACGCTGCTGCGCGACCTGGTGACAGGCCAGGCGCATCCGGTGGCCTATATCACCATGGCCGTTCTGACCGCGACGACATTCCTGTTCGGCGGTTTCGCGCGCGAGCAGATCTGTATCTATGCCTGCCCCTGGCCGCGCATTCAGGCCGCCATGATGGACGAGGATACGCTGACCGTCGCCTATCGCGAGTGGCGCGGTGAACCGCGCGGCAAGAAGGCCCCGGCAAAGCAGGCGGCTGGCTCTGCCGCGTCGGCCCCGGACCTGGGCGGGTCGGGCGATTGTATCGACTGTCTGGCCTGTGTGAATGTCTGTCCCATGGGAATCGACATTCGGGACGGGCAACAGCTTGAATGCATCACCTGCGCGCTGTGCATCGATGCCTGCGATGATATCATGGACAAGATCGGCAAACCGCGCGGGCTGATCGACTATATGGCGCTGAAGGATGAGACGGCTGAACGCGCCGGTGAAAAGCCGCGCCCGGTGCTGAAGCACATTCTGCGTCCCCGGACGATCCTGTATTTCACCCTGTGGTCGGGGATCGGGATCTTGCTGCTGGTTGCGCTGCTGATGCGTTCTTCGGTGGACATGAATGTTTCGCCGGTCCGAAATCCCCTGTATGTCACCATGTCGGACGGTGCGATCCGCAACACCTATGAGCTGCGTTTGCGCAACAAGCAGCATGAGGCCCGCGAATATGCCTTTACGGTGGAAGGTGCCGAAGGGGTGGAAATGAAGATTGAAGGGGCCGAGGGCAACAGCGTGACCGTTCCCGCCGATGAAACACTGTCCGCGCGACTGTATCTGACCGCACCCGCAGGATCGCCGCTGACGCGCAGTGAAAGTGACGAGATCCGGCTGGTCGCCTCGGACCTTCAGGGCGATGCCACGGCAACGGTTGAAACCGTATTCCACGGCAAGGGGGAATAG
- a CDS encoding FixH family protein, translating to MRRELTGRHVLMITVAAFGVIIGVNVVMAVKAVGTFPGLEVANSYVASQSFDRERAAQDALGWTTTADYDGEWLTLTITDADGLPAPVENLKVIVGRPTHVRADQTPEFVYRNGAFHAPLSLSPGAWNIHVTGTAPDGTEFRQRLDHYAGAMVN from the coding sequence ATGCGTCGCGAATTGACCGGTCGCCATGTTCTGATGATCACTGTCGCGGCCTTCGGCGTGATCATCGGCGTCAATGTCGTCATGGCGGTCAAGGCGGTGGGGACATTTCCGGGGCTGGAGGTTGCCAACAGCTATGTCGCCTCGCAAAGCTTCGATCGCGAGCGGGCCGCGCAGGATGCGCTTGGCTGGACGACGACTGCGGATTACGATGGCGAATGGCTGACCTTGACCATCACGGATGCGGACGGCCTGCCGGCACCGGTCGAAAACCTGAAGGTGATCGTCGGGCGCCCCACGCATGTCCGCGCCGATCAGACCCCCGAGTTCGTCTATCGCAATGGCGCGTTCCATGCGCCGCTGTCGCTGTCTCCCGGCGCGTGGAACATCCATGTCACTGGCACGGCTCCGGACGGCACCGAATTTCGCCAGAGGCTGGATCACTATGCCGGCGCAATGGTGAACTGA
- a CDS encoding heavy metal translocating P-type ATPase, whose amino-acid sequence MTQAARFSACPACDVAPLAQGIARREAEGVGQGELILSLPTAHCAVCITDVERALMAVPGVRRARVNLTLRRVRIDAPGLEASDLLPVLERIGYEAHELDPAALDTGATDRMGRDLLMRIGVAGFAMMNIMILSVAVWSGADEASRDLFHWISAAIALPTIAFAGQPFFASAYGALRARRLGMDVPISLALILATAISLYETRNSGHHAYFDAAVMLCFFLLIGRYLDHRTRAIARSAAAELSALEVPRATRLCEGGEEVVPVAQLRPGDLLRILPGTRIPADGEIAEGQSEIDRALLTGETLPFAASAGDMLSAGEINLTGPLTLRVTAAGADSSLAQLTALVEAAESARGRYTSLAERASRAYAPVVHILALASFLGWFWITRDIRHSVNIAAAVLIITCPCALGLAVPAVVTAASGRLFRKGLLIKNGTALERLAQVDTVVFDKTGTLTMGTPRLVSPERIPAELAPVVLALAAASSHPLSRALVAALDEYLPADLAEVHECPGYGVSARWNGQEVRLGRADWLRVSDDQNARPGISTWLSVEGQGAPIRLDFTDALRPGAADCVARLHRDGLQVILLSGDRLATVADLAAKLDIREYRAAVDPLGKAAMIDGLARQGRQVLMVGDGLNDTAALAGAHVSISPATALDAARVASDMVLTGQNLLPVADAIVTARQATRRIKENFSISILYNIVAVPIAVAGLATPLIAALAMSASSITVTLNALRLRHSKS is encoded by the coding sequence ATGACTCAGGCTGCCCGATTCAGCGCCTGCCCGGCCTGCGATGTCGCGCCCCTTGCGCAGGGCATTGCGCGACGCGAGGCTGAAGGGGTCGGGCAGGGCGAATTGATTCTCTCGCTTCCCACCGCGCATTGTGCCGTTTGCATCACCGATGTCGAACGTGCCTTGATGGCGGTGCCGGGGGTGCGGCGCGCAAGGGTCAATCTGACACTGCGCCGGGTCAGGATCGATGCGCCGGGGCTGGAGGCCAGTGACCTGCTGCCGGTGCTGGAACGGATCGGCTATGAGGCACATGAACTGGACCCCGCCGCGCTGGATACGGGCGCGACCGACAGGATGGGGCGTGACCTGCTGATGCGGATCGGCGTGGCCGGCTTTGCGATGATGAATATCATGATCCTGTCAGTCGCGGTCTGGTCCGGGGCGGATGAGGCCTCGCGTGATCTGTTCCACTGGATATCGGCGGCCATCGCCCTGCCGACGATTGCCTTTGCGGGCCAGCCCTTCTTTGCCAGCGCCTATGGTGCCCTGCGCGCGCGACGGCTGGGGATGGATGTGCCGATTTCCCTGGCGTTGATTCTGGCCACCGCGATCTCGCTCTATGAAACGCGAAACTCGGGTCATCACGCCTATTTCGACGCGGCGGTGATGCTGTGTTTCTTTCTGTTGATCGGGCGCTATCTGGATCACCGGACCCGCGCGATTGCCCGTTCGGCCGCGGCCGAACTCAGCGCGCTGGAGGTGCCGCGGGCGACGCGGTTGTGCGAAGGGGGCGAAGAGGTGGTTCCGGTGGCGCAACTGCGTCCTGGTGATCTGCTGCGGATCCTGCCCGGCACAAGGATTCCTGCGGATGGCGAGATCGCGGAAGGTCAAAGCGAGATAGACCGTGCGTTGCTGACCGGGGAAACCCTGCCTTTTGCCGCAAGCGCCGGCGATATGCTTTCGGCGGGTGAAATCAATCTGACCGGTCCGCTGACCCTGCGTGTGACCGCGGCCGGTGCCGACAGTTCGCTGGCGCAGCTGACGGCCTTGGTCGAGGCGGCGGAATCCGCGCGCGGGCGTTATACGTCTTTGGCCGAGCGTGCCTCGCGCGCCTATGCGCCGGTTGTGCATATCCTTGCGCTGGCCAGCTTTCTGGGCTGGTTCTGGATTACCCGCGACATTCGACATTCGGTGAACATCGCGGCGGCGGTTCTGATCATCACCTGTCCCTGTGCGCTGGGCCTCGCCGTACCCGCCGTGGTCACGGCGGCCTCGGGGCGGTTGTTTCGCAAGGGGCTGTTGATCAAGAATGGCACGGCGCTGGAGAGACTGGCCCAGGTTGATACGGTGGTTTTCGACAAGACCGGCACGCTGACCATGGGGACGCCCCGGCTGGTATCGCCCGAACGGATCCCGGCAGAGCTTGCTCCGGTCGTCCTGGCCCTTGCCGCGGCATCGTCGCATCCGCTGTCACGGGCGCTGGTCGCTGCGCTGGATGAATATCTGCCGGCCGATCTGGCCGAGGTTCACGAATGTCCCGGATATGGCGTATCGGCCCGCTGGAACGGACAGGAGGTCCGTCTGGGTCGTGCTGACTGGCTGAGGGTGAGCGACGATCAGAATGCCCGCCCCGGCATATCGACCTGGCTGTCCGTCGAGGGGCAGGGCGCACCCATCCGGCTGGATTTCACCGATGCCTTGCGCCCCGGCGCCGCCGATTGCGTCGCGCGCCTGCATCGCGACGGGCTGCAGGTGATCCTGCTGTCGGGCGACCGTCTGGCCACGGTGGCCGATCTGGCCGCGAAACTGGATATTCGCGAGTATCGCGCGGCCGTTGATCCCTTGGGCAAGGCGGCGATGATCGACGGGCTTGCCCGGCAGGGCCGTCAAGTGCTGATGGTCGGGGACGGGTTGAATGATACGGCGGCCCTGGCTGGCGCGCATGTGTCGATTTCGCCAGCCACGGCGCTGGATGCCGCCCGTGTTGCCAGCGACATGGTGCTTACGGGCCAGAACCTGTTGCCGGTTGCGGATGCAATCGTCACGGCAAGACAGGCAACGCGGCGCATCAAGGAGAATTTTTCGATCTCCATTCTGTACAATATCGTCGCGGTTCCCATTGCCGTGGCCGGTTTGGCCACGCCCCTGATTGCGGCGCTTGCGATGTCGGCAAGTTCGATCACCGTGACATTGAACGCGCTGCGTCTGCGCCATTCGAAAAGCTGA
- the ccoS gene encoding cbb3-type cytochrome oxidase assembly protein CcoS, with product MEILTILIPVSLGLGGIGLGAFIWALRSHQFEDPKGDAERILSDEWDDHPRPD from the coding sequence ATGGAAATCCTGACGATTCTCATTCCTGTATCTCTGGGCCTCGGCGGGATCGGGCTGGGGGCCTTCATCTGGGCGCTGCGCTCGCATCAGTTCGAAGATCCCAAGGGCGACGCGGAACGTATCCTGAGCGATGAATGGGATGATCATCCCCGACCGGACTAG
- a CDS encoding D-alanyl-D-alanine carboxypeptidase family protein, giving the protein MTARLWAFILLTVLAPASLSAAPFAAYVMDARTGKPVYQQNADTKLHPASLTKMMTLYLAFTAIERGQVRLDSKVVVSSNAAAEPPSKLGLRAGQKIELRYLIRAAAIKSANDAATAIGEGLAGSETAFARQMTAMAKALGMRNTHFMNANGLTQEGHYSTAHDMSILGRRLFYDFPQYYNLFSRRSADAGIKKVSSTNRRFLDAYEGADGIKTGYTRAAGFNLTASAQRGNKRLIATVFGGTSTAQRNQVMAQLLDEGFKRVPSRVREVRPRKPQLLTQKVVRRAKVAPKAAATSPAPQKLVLKSSEPPARVPRNTASTAAVSDPLAAAVRKATQTQLSGSSLRLTASTRPPLRPAVRGNALEKALAAAGATAPDDRTATQSASLAAPVLQASARPLRAPRSRGSTAAIGDQDAEAIARAVAAATSSEGQPSLALLASPAPKPRSETVILAAMGEGDISEPEELEIVSRPADSGRYWGVNLGLYRSHIEAEKLLLKTALQDGTVLDGADRRIADTNRGFQAKFVNLSKADAYLACERLRARSQSCSVVGP; this is encoded by the coding sequence ATGACAGCCCGTCTGTGGGCGTTCATCCTGTTGACTGTTCTGGCCCCCGCCAGCCTGTCCGCAGCGCCCTTCGCCGCATATGTGATGGACGCGCGCACCGGCAAGCCAGTTTACCAGCAGAACGCCGACACGAAACTGCACCCTGCATCCCTGACCAAGATGATGACGCTCTATCTGGCATTTACGGCCATAGAGCGCGGTCAGGTCAGACTGGACTCGAAGGTGGTGGTTTCCTCCAACGCCGCCGCCGAACCCCCGTCAAAGCTGGGGCTTCGCGCCGGCCAGAAAATCGAGCTACGCTACCTGATCCGCGCGGCAGCGATCAAATCGGCCAATGACGCCGCGACCGCCATCGGCGAAGGGCTGGCCGGGTCCGAAACGGCCTTCGCCCGGCAGATGACGGCCATGGCCAAGGCCCTGGGGATGCGCAACACCCATTTCATGAATGCCAATGGCCTGACGCAAGAGGGCCATTATTCCACGGCCCATGACATGTCGATCCTGGGCCGTCGGCTGTTCTATGACTTCCCGCAATATTACAACCTGTTCTCGCGTCGCTCGGCGGATGCGGGCATCAAGAAGGTATCATCGACCAACCGGCGTTTTCTTGATGCATATGAAGGCGCGGATGGCATCAAGACCGGCTATACCCGTGCTGCCGGCTTCAATTTGACGGCTTCGGCACAGCGCGGCAACAAGCGGCTGATTGCCACCGTGTTCGGCGGCACCTCTACCGCACAGCGCAATCAGGTCATGGCGCAATTGCTGGACGAGGGCTTCAAGCGCGTGCCGAGCCGCGTCCGCGAGGTGCGCCCCAGGAAGCCGCAGCTTCTGACGCAAAAGGTCGTCCGGCGGGCCAAGGTTGCGCCCAAAGCCGCTGCGACCAGCCCCGCCCCTCAGAAACTGGTGCTCAAGTCTTCCGAACCGCCTGCCCGCGTCCCACGGAACACCGCATCGACCGCCGCGGTCAGCGACCCTCTGGCAGCCGCCGTGCGCAAGGCGACCCAGACACAGTTGTCAGGCAGTTCATTGCGCCTGACCGCCAGCACCCGCCCGCCACTGCGTCCTGCCGTGCGTGGCAATGCGCTGGAAAAGGCGCTTGCGGCCGCCGGAGCCACCGCGCCCGACGACAGAACCGCGACCCAATCGGCAAGTTTGGCTGCACCGGTGTTGCAGGCCTCGGCACGGCCGCTCCGCGCGCCGCGTTCGCGTGGCAGCACGGCAGCAATCGGCGATCAGGATGCCGAGGCCATTGCCCGCGCCGTGGCCGCCGCGACCTCTTCCGAAGGTCAGCCATCGCTTGCACTTCTTGCATCTCCGGCACCGAAGCCCCGCTCTGAAACGGTGATCCTTGCCGCAATGGGCGAAGGCGACATCTCGGAACCCGAAGAGCTGGAAATCGTCTCTCGGCCTGCGGATAGTGGCCGCTACTGGGGCGTCAATCTGGGCCTGTACCGATCGCATATCGAAGCCGAAAAGCTGCTGCTCAAGACCGCATTGCAGGATGGCACCGTCCTGGATGGGGCGGATCGCCGGATCGCCGACACCAATCGCGGCTTTCAGGCCAAATTCGTCAATCTTTCCAAGGCCGATGCCTATCTGGCCTGCGAAAGGTTGCGCGCCCGTTCCCAAAGCTGTTCGGTCGTCGGTCCCTGA
- the clpS gene encoding ATP-dependent Clp protease adapter ClpS — MTDSDKPDDQFELAVKPRAKPKRPPMYKVLMLNDDFTPMEFVVHVLERLFGMSHAQAIEIMLTVHRKGVAVVGVFSHEIAETKVAQVMELARRQQHPLQCTMEKE, encoded by the coding sequence ATGACTGATAGCGACAAGCCCGATGACCAGTTCGAGCTGGCGGTAAAGCCGCGGGCCAAGCCCAAGCGGCCGCCGATGTACAAGGTGCTGATGCTGAACGATGATTTCACCCCCATGGAATTCGTCGTTCACGTGTTGGAACGCCTGTTCGGCATGTCCCATGCTCAGGCCATCGAGATCATGCTGACCGTTCACCGCAAGGGTGTGGCGGTCGTTGGCGTGTTTTCACATGAGATCGCCGAAACCAAGGTGGCGCAGGTGATGGAACTTGCGCGTCGCCAGCAGCATCCGCTGCAATGCACAATGGAAAAAGAGTAG
- a CDS encoding class I SAM-dependent methyltransferase: MLVVGAKGGAALAPLDPSSSIIQQGNYPDYQALAASGYEVVTTAEGDFETALVFLPRAKAEARARIADASARLRPGAALWIDGQKTDGVDSILKDLRKRATVDQVYSKGHGKIFRVLRPEGEWLPAYWVSRGHEVAPGFVTRPGVFSADGIDPGSALLARHLPERMPTRMVDLGAGWGWLSAQVLAHPGVEVIHLVEAEHAALESARENVRDPRARFHWTDARSFSLPEPVNGVIMNPPFHVGRMADPRLGQEFIAAAARLLTGAGKLWMVANRHLPYETVLGEHFARVSEIGGDTRFKIIEASGAGRKGGRK; the protein is encoded by the coding sequence ATGCTGGTTGTCGGGGCAAAGGGTGGCGCTGCACTGGCACCGCTGGACCCGTCCTCTTCGATCATTCAGCAAGGCAATTATCCCGATTATCAGGCGCTGGCCGCCAGCGGGTACGAGGTTGTCACCACCGCCGAGGGTGATTTCGAGACCGCGCTGGTCTTTCTGCCCCGCGCCAAGGCCGAGGCGCGGGCGCGAATCGCCGATGCCTCGGCGCGGTTGCGCCCCGGTGCCGCATTGTGGATCGACGGCCAAAAGACTGATGGCGTCGATTCGATCCTGAAGGATCTGCGTAAACGCGCCACGGTCGATCAGGTCTACAGCAAGGGCCATGGCAAGATTTTCCGGGTTCTGCGCCCCGAAGGCGAATGGTTGCCGGCGTATTGGGTGTCGCGCGGCCATGAGGTCGCGCCGGGATTCGTGACGCGCCCCGGCGTCTTTTCAGCGGATGGAATCGATCCCGGTTCGGCGCTTCTGGCCCGTCATCTGCCCGAACGCATGCCGACCCGGATGGTGGATCTGGGCGCTGGCTGGGGGTGGCTGTCGGCGCAGGTTCTGGCGCACCCCGGGGTCGAGGTGATCCATCTGGTCGAAGCCGAACATGCCGCGCTGGAATCCGCCAGGGAGAATGTCCGCGATCCCCGCGCCCGGTTCCATTGGACCGATGCGCGCAGCTTTTCGCTGCCGGAACCTGTCAATGGCGTGATCATGAATCCGCCATTTCATGTCGGCCGCATGGCGGACCCGCGACTGGGGCAGGAATTCATCGCCGCGGCTGCGCGGCTGCTGACCGGGGCCGGCAAGCTGTGGATGGTGGCCAATCGACATCTTCCATATGAAACCGTGCTGGGAGAACATTTCGCCCGCGTCAGCGAGATCGGCGGAGACACGAGGTTCAAGATCATCGAAGCCAGTGGCGCAGGCCGGAAGGGCGGACGGAAATGA
- a CDS encoding SDR family NAD(P)-dependent oxidoreductase encodes MSMSIQGKTAIVTGGCRGIGLAIAQHFVDCGANVMIADRDEAALEQAVSDCDEGNGKVRKFSGNICEKLAMANLLSATLDSFDRIDILVNAHRFVEASDPLDTDPGVLEEMLRQNMISGLRLSQMVAKRMIKQAEGQTDLVQAGAIVNLSTLAASRPVPQMLGYSIACAAQEQATRGLALSLAPHRIRVNGVRFSSVMSHELKCALKEDDSLRSQIVAGTPLGRIASADDVAETAQYLVSEGARFVTGQIISIDGGRSLADPVTAQGL; translated from the coding sequence ATGAGCATGTCTATTCAGGGCAAGACGGCCATTGTCACCGGCGGATGCCGGGGCATCGGGCTGGCCATCGCCCAGCATTTCGTCGATTGCGGCGCGAATGTCATGATTGCCGACCGCGATGAGGCCGCCTTGGAGCAGGCCGTGTCCGATTGCGACGAAGGCAATGGCAAGGTGCGGAAATTCTCGGGCAATATCTGCGAAAAGCTGGCCATGGCGAATCTGCTTTCGGCAACGCTGGACAGTTTTGACCGGATCGACATTCTGGTGAACGCACATCGCTTCGTCGAGGCCTCGGACCCGCTGGACACCGACCCCGGTGTTCTTGAGGAAATGCTGCGCCAGAACATGATATCCGGGCTGCGTTTGTCGCAGATGGTCGCCAAGCGCATGATCAAGCAGGCCGAGGGCCAGACCGATCTGGTGCAGGCCGGTGCCATCGTCAATCTGTCCACGCTGGCTGCGTCACGGCCCGTGCCGCAGATGCTGGGCTATTCGATCGCCTGCGCCGCACAGGAACAGGCAACACGAGGGCTGGCGCTCAGCCTTGCGCCGCATCGCATCCGCGTCAATGGCGTGCGCTTCAGCAGCGTCATGTCTCATGAGCTGAAATGCGCGTTGAAAGAGGATGACAGTCTGCGCTCTCAGATCGTCGCGGGCACGCCGCTGGGGCGCATTGCCTCGGCCGATGACGTGGCCGAGACGGCGCAATACCTGGTCAGCGAAGGGGCGCGTTTTGTCACCGGGCAGATCATCTCGATCGACGGTGGGCGCAGTCTGGCCGATCCGGTGACGGCGCAGGGACTCTAG